Genomic DNA from Parambassis ranga chromosome 5, fParRan2.1, whole genome shotgun sequence:
CTTCATCTTTGGTTTTCATTGTGCCTACATTACATGAAAGTCCTTGATTTTTAGGTTTGTGTTGGCTTTCTGTGCCCAGTTTCTCACTTTTCATGCTATTCTGATTTGCTGTGCTGGGAGAAACAGAGCTCACGCTGAGCTTGTGTTGGCCACAGAGTGTGACTATTCCACCTTGGCTGACCCTCCTGTCTGCCAAAAGTCGTTCTTCGGCACAATGCTTCAGAGAAAGAGCTTGTTCCCCCTCAGAAATTTGGCTCATTCCTGACTTTACACCTCCGAGTGAAGCAGCAGTTGATATCATAACATCACCCGCAGAGCTCTCAGTATCTGTGACCAGCGTTACATGACTGTGTTGGTGTGGGCGTAGCAGCAGGCCTGCAGTTTCAGGAGGAATAGATTCGGCTGATGATACAGCCTGTAAGGAGTTACTGTGTTCAGCTAGGTGAAGAGTTGTCTCCACTTTCCCAAATTGTACAGATGCTGTAGGGTTGGGAATCGTGGGCAAAGACTCACTTTTATCTATCTTTGTTTGATGTCCTAACTGTGGATTGTCCCTTCCCACACTAGTACTCCCCACGGTGCCAAAGCTGTGTGCTTTGTTCTGGATGCCTTCCCTTTGTGAATGGATTGTACCTGATGGACATTCAATTTGGGGTTCAATGAGGGCCAGCTGCTCATCAGATATGATCTGGAGGCAGATCTGGAGGTCTGCTGTCTGTACATGAAACACATTCTGagcagctggctgcacctgGTCGAATTGTATGACATGGCAAGGTACAACTGGGGCGCTTGGGCCAACAGGTGCTCTGTTTCCAGTGTTTGAAAGGCCTGATGATGACACTGGGACTTGTGTATGTGACGAAGGAGGGTTGGGGCTAATGTAAGGCTGATCTTGTGAAAAGACTTTTACAGCAGCACCGGATGTTGAATTATGTGTGGTGGTTATGGTAAGTGTAGCAGGAAGGCTTGCAACCACAGGTGCAACAGGTCTGGGTAAATGCATAATTGCTGAGCTGGCTGCAGGTCTTGAAGGTTGAATCAGTGTGCTGCATAATCCTGGCCTGTAATCATGTAGGCAGCTAGTGGTTATCGTGGTTGCTGCAAATGGCCTGTGCACGACAGCTAGAGAAGATGATGAATTTTGACTGAGTCGTGATGTTTCAGTCTGCGTAAGGGTTGTGACTGTGGAGGACAAAACATGCTGATCTTCAGAGGAACTGAAAACACTCGTCTGTGTGACATCAGAATTACAAATGATGGGGTCCTTGCCAGTTTTTTCACGAGTTGTAACAGAGGCTATAGTTTGCTCAGCAAGAGCAGAGGTGAAAGCACGGCCATCGGTGCTTGTGGGTTTATCCATAACCTGAGGCGAAAGACTTGAATCAGGTTCAACAGTGTTAGGTAACTTGAGCTGGTACTTGGGCAGGAAGCTGTTCTTGGCAGGGGAGGGGATGGAGGAGGCTGTTGAGGTGCTAACAGACAATGTATTTGCATTTATTATGAAGGGTTGGAACAGGGCTCCTTTGAGGTGAGAATGTTGTGGATTTTTCTGAAGGCTAACATAAGTGAGGTTTGTATCCTGTTGGGGCGAACTGCTAGTGACAGAGGGAGGTGgatgagtctgtgtgtttaagTCAGTCTCCATCTCCAGAGTCTCCAAAATTATTTTGTCATCAgttctctgctttttcctgtCAGAGGGAATGTGAGCTCCACAAACCTGTGATgtggagtctgtgtgtttttcttcatgaATCAACCTCCTAGTCTCTGTTTTGCCCCGGTCTGACATGTGACTAACTAATGATCCAATAGAAGGTAATGGAAGAATTGACAAAGAGAGATTTCTGCACAGTGGAGCCTTGAGAGGGCTGCACAATGGATTAATCTGGGCGGTTTGTGGATTCAGATCCACAGAAGAGAAAAGGGATAGATGGGCCGGAGGGCAGGTAGGGTGTCGTACGTTTATTGTTGTGCTTGTTGTTGTCACTGTCTCCTTATGCACGCCTGACAACCTTTTCTGTAGGTCCTGAACAGCCTCATGCTCTGGGTTTGTGGAACATTTCCTGCCTTTGATAACACTGTTATCATCATTTTTCTCAGCATTGTAGAGCTTTTTAAACGTTCCTCCCCCGTACATGTACCACTTGTTGTAGGCAAacttctgtgttttcttcctccGGAACTTTCTGTTGCTTGGCTCTCCACAAATGCCACCGCCGTCTCCATCGCAGCTGAGACTGCCGGTGCACGCCTCCTCCACAGATGAATTCGTGAAGAGACCGTCTGTTGCGTGGTTGCAGTCTACGGCTGTCTGCCGGACCAGTGGGCGATGGGTGGATGAGTGCTGGTTCACAGGCTTAATCGCAAAACCTGTTGGGTTGAGCTGGCCAGCACTTCCCCTCCGCACAAGTGTTACATAATCACTCTGATAGGAGGAGGTCGGGCTGCTTCTCTCAGGCTGCAGGAGGGTAACGCTGAATGGGAGGGAGTTGCTGCGGGTTAAGGGGGCATGCTCCACAGTGCAGGAGTGCTGAGTGGGCACAGATGTGTACAATCCTGGCTTTCTGTTTCTTTGTAAGACAGAATTCTGAGACTGACTGATTCTCATGTCAAAGTGAAAGGAGTCCTTGTAGGTGTATGGCATTGGGAGGTCAATGCTACCCTGCTTTGATAGAACCGTCTTCCTTGGCCTTACATTCTCCAGCTGTTTGTCCTCCACAACAGCTGTATTATCTGAAATCAGCTTAGAGATGCGCTCCTCCAGAGATTTATGCTCCTGCTCTCGTGCAGTGTCACCTGGCTCCTGTCCACCATGGCCTGTCTCTGAAggcgtgtgtgtttcttccaGATGCTCTTTGCTGGATTCACTGAGGGAATCCATACTGTGGTCAGGTAAAACACTGCCAGGGCTCGAGTAATGATCACTGCTCTCACTGAAGCCAGAGTCCGTACTCTCATGACTTTGTGACTTCCCTCTGGATGCAGAGTTCTCCCACTGTTTGGAGAATAAGGTGGCCTCTTGTCTCTGAAGGGGCAGATGTCGATTAACAGTCAGATAAGTTTTTTCCTTTTCCACCTGCAGTTTTTCCTCAATCTTTTCAGTTGTTTCTGTGATATGACCTGTGAGGGGCAGCTCACAGTGCTCACTGACAAAACCTTGAGTCTTTACAGAGGCTGGACTGATGCTCTCCGCAGCAGGTGTTGTGGTGTCCTTCTCCATATTGCAGGACTCTTCACTGCGCTCATCCACAGACAAACTGGAAGTACAAGTCTCTCTCGAGGAGGACATGCTGTCCAAGCTGCTCTGTTCTGATTCAGACGAGAGGCGTGCATGAGCCTGAGTGCGTCTGTGTTTGTAAAGGTTGCTCTGAGTCTTAAAAGAAACGCCACAGGTGGTGCAGGGGTAAGGCCGCTCCCCAGTGTGGCAGCGAAGATGCTTCTCCAGCACACTGGGCTTCATGCAGTCCCGTCCGCAGTAGGAACACACGTGTTTTCCTGCAGACTTGGGTCTGGCTGCAGGAGCGGCAGCTGCCAGACTCAATCCCGGCTGAGACTGCAGCCCACCAGCAATATGGAGTGTCAGAAAAGGAAGCGTCTCTTTGGAGTAGAGCGGAGGCATGGCCAGATGGAGTGTGGCTGGCTCAGGGGCAGCTGCAGGAGGCTGAGGATAAGGCTGCACTGGTAGAGCAGGCACTGTGTGGATGTAAACAGCCGTTAGCGGGGCCTGGGTGTCCATCCTTTTCTCTGCCTGTGCTGCAACGGAGCTGATGTGTACTGGAGCACTCACCAATCCCGGCTTGCcagtctccatggcaacactgCTGCTGTCGTGATGTACCAGTGCCAGGTCTCTAATTACCTGTAAGATAAGAACAGTTTGTGTTAGACCTCTGCTTTGCCTTTACTCAAAAGATGCAAATCTGTCTGTTTTCAGTTGAAACATTTCTGTCTTGAagacaaaaatatgaatattttaagACTAAAGCAGTAAATTATGACAGATACGCAGTACCTGGCAGGCCACATGGCTAATAAAGCATTAGCATTTTGCAATGCTGCAAAGCTAAAaattgcagcaatcaaactaataatctATGTATATTGCATGCAGATAAAATCCAGGGAGATGTATTTTTGCAATGATTCTGCAGAACCAAAAAAGTGAGCAGGAATCCAACTCATAGATGTGTAAGATGTGTTCTGTGTACAGCCAGTGGCAGCATGAGACAAAACATGAAGAGGAATGTAGACATACAGTAAGGAGAGAAACAGGGGATGATGTAGGAGAGTGACTCACATCAGGAGAGGAGCGAGGGAGCGAGACCAGATACTCAAACACTACATCAGAAGCTTTCATCTCCCCAAATGAAATGTGTCTGTTGACATTAGCTATTTCCCCTGTCACCAGTCGGCACCAATTATATGGCATCCGCTTGATGTTCACAGTGCCATGTGGCGGCTTTGTTTCCTGACAGACTGTCATATTTGCACAGTAATCGAATCAAAGCATAAAGCCACCTACATGAAAAAGATAAATGATGCATATTAGGGCAAGCAAATTTCATTTCCTGTTGCTGTGAGGCTTCTACATGTGATTTTGCATAATTCACCCACAGTGGTACAGTTGTCATGGTGCACACTCTTTTGTTGCTCGTACAGCCCGAGCACGCCCACGGTGGAGACTTTTTGCGGTGCTGTGAACTGAAGAAAGTTTGTGTGTGATCCTGTTCAGCTGAGTTCTCAGAGAACAAGGAGCACTGACTGAGTGTGTTTTACgcacttcttttctttttagagCTGCCGATTTACCGTAATTTGCTTTCACTTCCTTAATAGCTATGTAAATATGTCATACACATACAAAAGTGAAGTGATGTTTCATTCTGCAGGCATCTGTAGCTagtataaaatgtgtgtgtccctaGTGGAATCCATGAGTTTAACTAGAGGTCACACTGTACTAAAAAAACATCTTAGCTCCAAGTAAGAGCAAAGTGTAAATTAATAAAAAGGAGATGTTGCTGGTTTTGTCTGACGATGAGAAATGTAAGTTTCTTTTATCCATCTGTTTAATGTCATTTCTATCAAGTTTGAACAGAGAAATATCTGCCAGTGTTGCCATCATACGCTATAAGAAAAAGACTAGGAACCCAGGACAAGCTGTAACTAGGCCAAAACTCAGGCACAACAGTTGACAGATAATAATCAAGCAGAAGTCACTTACCGTCTTTGCTTCACACTTTAATCAGTGATAATTATCCAGTCTACACTGAACAACGACATCTTCAGTGTACCTGCACATTTCTGCCTTCCAGACTGTGTGCTCCTCTACAATCTGATCTGCTCTCACGGCTCTTTGACATCAACTGTTTCTTGTCACAAGGAAGCGGAAGAAATGCAAATGAGAGAGGAGATGCACTCTGAAAGTggtgaggcagagaggagagtgaGGGAAGGAGCGGGGCTGGCTGctttggctggctggctggctggctggctgggtgggtgggtgtgtggcTGTCAAACAAAGACTTCCGGAGGACAAGTTGAAAACATAgattacacagagagatcagcAGGAGTGAAAGAGCGGCAAGGGCCCCCCCAAGCACAGATGGAAAGATTTAAGGCTAGTACAAGTGCTGGGCTGTAAAGTGAAAGCAAACAGCCTGCAGGGGAAGTGCAGTGACAAAGGCAAGCTTACCTTCAACAGCTGAATGACTGACTTTCCCATCAACAGTTTGAGGCAGTACCTGACTTCTGGCTCACTTATATACTCGCTTCCCCACCTGCCTACTTCCTCCCACACACCGTTTTTCATACACCCACATAGACATGGGTGCAGCTAATGTTGATGTAGCTTGCTTGGCTGCACGTGCGctgctctcactctctcaggCAGAGAACAAATGGATGAGTTGTGAGTGGCTGAAGCAAAATTCCCACCTCCAACCACAGCCCCCATAATACAGTATGTATCATTTTCAGGGTACACCAGTTCACACTGTGCTGCCTTCATGAtaatgctgttttgttttaatatacCGTCTCTaatttatatatacatttattgcTCAACAGATAAACAAAAGGTACAAGGTTTTCTCAAATAACATggtaaaatgtctttttgttttgtttacttacACTGGAAATGTGGCCTCGGAAAAACATTACAACCCACTGTGACCCACTATCTGTCCACGCTGCCACCAAATGATCGGTGTCAGTACCAGTGACAATTATACACTGCGGGTGGCCTCACACTGCATGGTCTGTAAGAAAATTATGCTGTGACCTACAATACAAATGTACTGTTACTGAACtgtattagttttttttaaacctggaTTAAATTATATTTAGCCCACATGGGGGCAGTGCaagctgtaaacacaacaataacatcaTCCTCTTGCAAAGGTAATGATATGGATATTATTattgaaataaatgtttgtgtttggggtCACGTGATACATATATCAGGTCAATATTTGCTCGCTTTCTTTTGGTCATCTCCAATGTACTGTAAAATGATCTGTCTTCTCAGTgttaactttgtgtgtttgctgtgtgctgCTCGGAAAGTGGTGTAATGTTCACGTTAGTTTCTGTGtggaaatgtaaacaaagtgtgtaatcaaaccaaaacaaaatgagctgaaagaggCCGAAACAGTCTGAAAATAATCATAGACTGTGAACAACAGGTTTCCCTGAGCACTGGTGCTGGAGACTATGCCCGATGGTGTCACCATATTGGCTGCACCTAATTACCAAATATGGCGGAAGTGGTGGAGTTGGAAATTTAACATTGCAGTCTATGGGAATTTACTTGCTTTTGGAGGCAGCCtgaagtggccacttgaggaactgcagttttgataCTTCCTTGTCTATGCTATTTTTGgtttctatataaataaatgaaacatttttttttcatctttcagATGTTCTGATGTTCCTATGTGCTGAAAGCCATGTTTGGTGAACATTATGTCACTGTGTGGGATTGACTGTGCAATTATCAGATGACAACTGCTGAAAGCAAACAAAtacttttttatattatttcacTGCTACAGACTCTAGCTGGTCTCCAAGGCAACTGCAGGCTGGTCCACTGAGAGCATGCTTTGTGTTGACATGGTAACAAGGCACCTCCTACCATGCATGTTTTCTACCATCCTCACACATCTCATCACAGCCCTGCAGACTGGAAGCACTTCAATTTCAGGCATGTGTGAATATTTTAAGTCAaatgaaacatgtttaaatcaCAGGATGTGGACTGTCTTATGTGGATTTGTGTAGACTCCAATCAGTCAACAGAAGTCTGATGTTGAGGATTAATGGTATTTTGGCTGTATTCCTCAGGTTACTAGGATACAAGGTTGACTCAGTTTTACAGCTAATAGTCAGCAGTGACATGACGAGAGACAAACAGCATGTGTTCCTGCTTCTCAGCTGCCAAAGAGCTACTCAGTTTCAcagactttgttgttttgttacaCATTTCAAATCTTGCCAATGATGTTGACATAATCCCTGTAGCACTTTTCAAAATCCTAATGTAATCATGCAGCTTAAGTGCATCTTCAAACACTTGAACCTTTACCTACCTTTATGAGGACTGCTCACTGCAGTAGATAATCTATTTTGCTGTGAAGGTACCCAGGGGAAATATCCAGCCTACTTCACCAGTGTTTGAATGGGGTCCTTGCTACATATGCTCAAATTAAGTGACAAATCACTAATCTATCATGACTTAAATATGTCTCTAGCGCCATCCTTCTGCACATATTACACTGCGTTTATGTCTTCTTTGGCCAGCATTTGAGCTGCTGAGCcattttacaaaaagaaaaagaagcaatgTAGACactgtgtgagtgggtgtgtgggtggctGGGTGCTGAATTGCTGGAGGCCTACATCCACTTATGTTCTATTATGCCTTCTCAGTAGCAACAAAATAGCAGTCTCGTGCCCCACTTTTTTATAGCATCATTGCGATGCATCAGGTCTCAGTGTTGAAAGCTAATAAGAAAACACTGAGCATCTGAGCAGCAAAGCTGGATTTAAAATCTGAGAAAACTTGACTTTTTTCTTAATGTGTTTGAATGAGGAACTTTTGCACCATCTGCTGGGTCATGTCTATAGGCCTAAATACGAGAGAAGAGACTTCACTCCCAATTTTTGTTAAAAATTGTAGAATTGTGTTAACAAAAACAGACTCAGTATTACAATGAATTGTgtcttttaatttaatttaatttaattttaatttaacccCAATAAATGATATTTTTGGTTTTCACTGAATAAATGTGATACAGGATAAATAACTGGTACTGTTGTCTGTTGGTCCTTTATTAAATTACCAAAGGGacacttaaaaaaaaggcaatttGACAACTACCGGTACTTTTATGATGCTTTCAAACACAGGGTTACAAAATCGATTAGCTCAATGTAATTACATTAAGTATTAActttgctgtaattactgtgttTCCCACTAGATGTCTGATTATACAGCTTGAGGTGTCGCAGCAAACAGCACCCGCCTATCCGATACCTGCAACTGTAACTGTTGGTAGATGACTACATTTCACTTCCGCCTTTCAGTCTCGTGACGTATAACGTAATTACGTACAACGTAACGCACGTTTGGCTTCAGAAGCGCCATTGGAACTTTAAGGGTAgggtattttttgttttgttattaaaaacaaagtaaCATTGTGCAAGTTAGCGTCATTTGGGTGATACGGAACAAATACGTTAAGC
This window encodes:
- the znf831 gene encoding zinc finger protein 831 isoform X1 codes for the protein MTVCQETKPPHGTVNIKRMPYNWCRLVTGEIANVNRHISFGEMKASDVVFEYLVSLPRSSPDVIRDLALVHHDSSSVAMETGKPGLVSAPVHISSVAAQAEKRMDTQAPLTAVYIHTVPALPVQPYPQPPAAAPEPATLHLAMPPLYSKETLPFLTLHIAGGLQSQPGLSLAAAAPAARPKSAGKHVCSYCGRDCMKPSVLEKHLRCHTGERPYPCTTCGVSFKTQSNLYKHRRTQAHARLSSESEQSSLDSMSSSRETCTSSLSVDERSEESCNMEKDTTTPAAESISPASVKTQGFVSEHCELPLTGHITETTEKIEEKLQVEKEKTYLTVNRHLPLQRQEATLFSKQWENSASRGKSQSHESTDSGFSESSDHYSSPGSVLPDHSMDSLSESSKEHLEETHTPSETGHGGQEPGDTAREQEHKSLEERISKLISDNTAVVEDKQLENVRPRKTVLSKQGSIDLPMPYTYKDSFHFDMRISQSQNSVLQRNRKPGLYTSVPTQHSCTVEHAPLTRSNSLPFSVTLLQPERSSPTSSYQSDYVTLVRRGSAGQLNPTGFAIKPVNQHSSTHRPLVRQTAVDCNHATDGLFTNSSVEEACTGSLSCDGDGGGICGEPSNRKFRRKKTQKFAYNKWYMYGGGTFKKLYNAEKNDDNSVIKGRKCSTNPEHEAVQDLQKRLSGVHKETVTTTSTTINVRHPTCPPAHLSLFSSVDLNPQTAQINPLCSPLKAPLCRNLSLSILPLPSIGSLVSHMSDRGKTETRRLIHEEKHTDSTSQVCGAHIPSDRKKQRTDDKIILETLEMETDLNTQTHPPPSVTSSSPQQDTNLTYVSLQKNPQHSHLKGALFQPFIINANTLSVSTSTASSIPSPAKNSFLPKYQLKLPNTVEPDSSLSPQVMDKPTSTDGRAFTSALAEQTIASVTTREKTGKDPIICNSDVTQTSVFSSSEDQHVLSSTVTTLTQTETSRLSQNSSSSLAVVHRPFAATTITTSCLHDYRPGLCSTLIQPSRPAASSAIMHLPRPVAPVVASLPATLTITTTHNSTSGAAVKVFSQDQPYISPNPPSSHTQVPVSSSGLSNTGNRAPVGPSAPVVPCHVIQFDQVQPAAQNVFHVQTADLQICLQIISDEQLALIEPQIECPSGTIHSQREGIQNKAHSFGTVGSTSVGRDNPQLGHQTKIDKSESLPTIPNPTASVQFGKVETTLHLAEHSNSLQAVSSAESIPPETAGLLLRPHQHSHVTLVTDTESSAGDVMISTAASLGGVKSGMSQISEGEQALSLKHCAEERLLADRRVSQGGIVTLCGQHKLSVSSVSPSTANQNSMKSEKLGTESQHKPKNQGLSCNVGTMKTKDEALAHKRSSLECEECLSQNPEAADTDRLSGSSFSINKCKASRQLEPQASIYCNQMEPTSKHVNVGSSENTVPSLEMTPCKSQHVISKDHTEKQPGQPTSGSSNIQVERPRDISSPAVPAGHLEASSLPGCAAQKEPQTQEHVGTPGQPDWRPKQSQEAAETTPQCLEEQPGGGVMTGEDKNSRINRDKLHGEWSKMESNCRSMALPETTKPEGEDRKVSWVSGQHLQHLSQTHSGMSEYPPQSPQQAPSTSNNIHLPASSIQTSLLNLPQPQQEISHFYIPQENWESSVTHNQQTQLFCDTSRHLKTTQLTEDVFSGAESSLQTFSQQDQSIINVIAGNSRADVGTLSYSSQVSPACRAGLSGSPSKPFTHPEPGDKHDSMDRASNDFMSQRDVTNKYQSFFMTGPLHGYQPAECLTSGLRPVQSCQDNTEDTSSSDDEGKLIIEL
- the znf831 gene encoding zinc finger protein 831 isoform X3, which produces METGKPGLVSAPVHISSVAAQAEKRMDTQAPLTAVYIHTVPALPVQPYPQPPAAAPEPATLHLAMPPLYSKETLPFLTLHIAGGLQSQPGLSLAAAAPAARPKSAGKHVCSYCGRDCMKPSVLEKHLRCHTGERPYPCTTCGVSFKTQSNLYKHRRTQAHARLSSESEQSSLDSMSSSRETCTSSLSVDERSEESCNMEKDTTTPAAESISPASVKTQGFVSEHCELPLTGHITETTEKIEEKLQVEKEKTYLTVNRHLPLQRQEATLFSKQWENSASRGKSQSHESTDSGFSESSDHYSSPGSVLPDHSMDSLSESSKEHLEETHTPSETGHGGQEPGDTAREQEHKSLEERISKLISDNTAVVEDKQLENVRPRKTVLSKQGSIDLPMPYTYKDSFHFDMRISQSQNSVLQRNRKPGLYTSVPTQHSCTVEHAPLTRSNSLPFSVTLLQPERSSPTSSYQSDYVTLVRRGSAGQLNPTGFAIKPVNQHSSTHRPLVRQTAVDCNHATDGLFTNSSVEEACTGSLSCDGDGGGICGEPSNRKFRRKKTQKFAYNKWYMYGGGTFKKLYNAEKNDDNSVIKGRKCSTNPEHEAVQDLQKRLSGVHKETVTTTSTTINVRHPTCPPAHLSLFSSVDLNPQTAQINPLCSPLKAPLCRNLSLSILPLPSIGSLVSHMSDRGKTETRRLIHEEKHTDSTSQVCGAHIPSDRKKQRTDDKIILETLEMETDLNTQTHPPPSVTSSSPQQDTNLTYVSLQKNPQHSHLKGALFQPFIINANTLSVSTSTASSIPSPAKNSFLPKYQLKLPNTVEPDSSLSPQVMDKPTSTDGRAFTSALAEQTIASVTTREKTGKDPIICNSDVTQTSVFSSSEDQHVLSSTVTTLTQTETSRLSQNSSSSLAVVHRPFAATTITTSCLHDYRPGLCSTLIQPSRPAASSAIMHLPRPVAPVVASLPATLTITTTHNSTSGAAVKVFSQDQPYISPNPPSSHTQVPVSSSGLSNTGNRAPVGPSAPVVPCHVIQFDQVQPAAQNVFHVQTADLQICLQIISDEQLALIEPQIECPSGTIHSQREGIQNKAHSFGTVGSTSVGRDNPQLGHQTKIDKSESLPTIPNPTASVQFGKVETTLHLAEHSNSLQAVSSAESIPPETAGLLLRPHQHSHVTLVTDTESSAGDVMISTAASLGGVKSGMSQISEGEQALSLKHCAEERLLADRRVSQGGIVTLCGQHKLSVSSVSPSTANQNSMKSEKLGTESQHKPKNQGLSCNVGTMKTKDEALAHKRSSLECEECLSQNPEAADTDRLSGSSFSINKCKASRQLEPQASIYCNQMEPTSKHVNVGSSENTVPSLEMTPCKSQHVISKDHTEKQPGQPTSGSSNIQVERPRDISSPAVPAGHLEASSLPGCAAQKEPQTQEHVGTPGQPDWRPKQSQEAAETTPQCLEEQPGGGVMTGEDKNSRINRDKLHGEWSKMESNCRSMALPETTKPEGEDRKVSWVSGQHLQHLSQTHSGMSEYPPQSPQQAPSTSNNIHLPASSIQTSLLNLPQPQQEISHFYIPQENWESSVTHNQQTQLFCDTSRHLKTTQLTEDVFSGAESSLQTFSQQDQSIINVIAGNSRADVGTLSYSSQVSPACRAGLSGSPSKPFTHPEPGDKHDSMDRASNDFMSQRDVTNKYQSFFMTGPLHGYQPAECLTSGLRPVQSCQDNTEDTSSSDDEGKLIIEL
- the znf831 gene encoding zinc finger protein 831 isoform X2, with the translated sequence MTVCQETKPPHGTVNIKRMPYNWCRLVTGEIANVNRHISFGEMKASDVVFEYLVSLPRSSPDVIRDLALVHHDSSSVAMETGKPGLVSAPVHISSVAAQAEKRMDTQAPLTAVYIHTVPALPVQPYPQPPAAAPEPATLHLAMPPLYSKETLPFLTLHIAGGLQSQPGLSLAAAAPAARPKSAGKHVCSYCGRDCMKPSVLEKHLRCHTGERPYPCTTCGVSFKTQSNLYKHRRTQAHARLSSESEQSSLDSMSSSRETCTSSLSVDERSEESCNMEKDTTTPAAESISPASVKTQGFVSEHCELPLTGHITETTEKIEEKLQVEKEKTYLTVNRHLPLQRQEATLFSKQWENSASRGKSQSHESTDSGFSESSDHYSSPGSVLPDHSMDSLSESSKEHLEETHTPSETGHGGQEPGDTAREQEHKSLEERISKLISDNTAVVEDKQLENVRPRKTVLSKQGSIDLPMPYTYKDSFHFDMRISQSQNSVLQRNRKPGLYTSVPTQHSCTVEHAPLTRSNSLPFSVTLLQPERSSPTSSYQSDYVTLVRRGSAGQLNPTGFAIKPVNQHSSTHRPLVRQTAVDCNHATDGLFTNSSVEEACTGSLSCDGDGGGICGEPSNRKFRRKKTQKFAYNKWYMYGGGTFKKLYNAEKNDDNSVIKGRKCSTNPEHEAVQDLQKRLSGVHKETVTTTSTTINVRHPTCPPAHLSLFSSVDLNPQTAQINPLCSPLKAPLCRNLSLSILPLPSIGSLVSHMSDRGKTETRRLIHEEKHTDSTSQVCGAHIPSDRKKQRTDDKIILETLEMETDLNTQTHPPPSVTSSSPQQDTNLTYVSLQKNPQHSHLKGALFQPFIINANTLSVSTSTASSIPSPAKNSFLPKYQLKLPNTVEPDSSLSPQVMDKPTSTDGRAFTSALAEQTIASVTTREKTGKDPIICNSDVTQTSVFSSSEDQHVLSSTVTTLTQTETSRLSQNSSSSLAVVHRPFAATTITTSCLHDYRPGLCSTLIQPSRPAASSAIMHLPRPVAPVVASLPATLTITTTHNSTSGAAVKVFSQDQPYISPNPPSSHTQVPVSSSGLSNTGNRAPVGPSAPVVPCHVIQFDQVQPAAQNVFHVQTADLQICLQIISDEQLALIEPQIECPSGTIHSQREGIQNKAHSFGTVGSTSVGRDNPQLGHQTKIDKSESLPTIPNPTASVQFGKVETTLHLAEHSNSLQAVSSAESIPPETAGLLLRPHQHSHVTLVTDTESSAGDVMISTAASLGGVKSGMSQISEGEQALSLKHCAEERLLADRRVSQGGIVTLCGQHKLSVSSVSPSTANQNSMKSEKLGTESQHKPKNQGLSCNVGTMKTKDEALAHKRSSLECEECLSQNPEAADTDRLSGSSFSINKCKASRQLEPQASIYCNQMEPTSKHVNVGSSENTVPSLEMTPCKSQHVISKDHTEKQPGQPTSGSSNIQVERPRDISSPAVPAEASSLPGCAAQKEPQTQEHVGTPGQPDWRPKQSQEAAETTPQCLEEQPGGGVMTGEDKNSRINRDKLHGEWSKMESNCRSMALPETTKPEGEDRKVSWVSGQHLQHLSQTHSGMSEYPPQSPQQAPSTSNNIHLPASSIQTSLLNLPQPQQEISHFYIPQENWESSVTHNQQTQLFCDTSRHLKTTQLTEDVFSGAESSLQTFSQQDQSIINVIAGNSRADVGTLSYSSQVSPACRAGLSGSPSKPFTHPEPGDKHDSMDRASNDFMSQRDVTNKYQSFFMTGPLHGYQPAECLTSGLRPVQSCQDNTEDTSSSDDEGKLIIEL